The following DNA comes from Gemmatimonadota bacterium.
GGAGCGCGTCGCTCGCTCCTTCAGAACCTGGAACTCCTTCAGGAGCTGCTCGGCCGGAAGGCGCAGGTGCGGCATACCCCACGGGCACGCGGAGATGTCTCCGACACGCACGCCGATATTTCGCGCGCCTGTCGGGAACTCGGCTATGAGCCAAAGGTTCCGCTGGAAGACGGTCTCCGGCAGGAGATCGAATGGCTCTGCGGAGCGGTTGCGGATCAAGGCTAGCAGGCACTTCTCACCCGGTCCGGCGGGGGTCTCGTGAAGGTCTTCATCGTCAATCCTGCCTACGGGAAGGGCTTCGTCAAGACGGCGCGCTGGTTCGCGCGGTCGCGGGGAAGAGTCCGCCGACATCCGGACTACCTCTGTCGCGCGACCGCCGTTCTGGAGGAAGCCGGGAATGAGTGCGTGTTTCTCGACGCATCGGCGAAGGACCTTCCGCGGGTCGAGGTAGAGGAACAGGTGCGCGCATTCCAACCGGATGCGATCGTCGTGTACGCCACCACCCCTTCGATCGAGAGCGATCTGGAACACGCCCGGGTTCTTCGGGACGCGTCCGGCGGTGGGCGGGTGCTCCTGGTTGGCTCGCACGGGTCTGCGGAGCCGGAGGACACGCTGCGCCGCGGAAAGGGATCGGTAGACGCGGTCGTTCGCCGGGAGTTCGACTACACGCTGCGCGAATACGCGTCCACCGGTGTTCTGGAAGGAGTGGACGGACTCTCCTATCTCGACGGGGATACGGTTGTGCACAACCCCGACCGCGCGCTGATCGAAGACTTGGACGCGCTTCCGTTTCCTGCATGGAATCATATCGACATTCACGACTACCCGGACGCAGGCAAGCTGTTTCCATTCATCACGCTGATCGGCGGACGGGGCTGCCCCGCAAAGTGCACCTTCTGCCAGCTCCCGCAGGTGATGTACGGGCATCGCTATCGCACGCGCTCCCCGGAACGAGTGCTGGCGGAGATCGAGTACGATCTGGAGCTGTTCCCCGATCTTCGAGAAGTCATGTTCGAAGACGATACGCTGACTCTTTCCACCCACTTGGATCGGCTCCGGGAGATCTGCCAGGGGCTCATCGACCGGGGACTTCACCGGCGAATCTCGTGGAGCGCGAACGCCCGGCCTGATCTGACCGACCGCGACACGCTCCGCCTCATGAAGGAGTCCGGAGCACGGATGTTCTGCGTCGGCTTTGAGTTCGGGAACGACGAGATGCTCCGTCGGATCCGCAAAGGCATCGGCACGGACAAGATGCGGGAGTTCGCCCGCGCGACCGCGGAAGCGGGGATTCGCGTTCATGGGTGCTTCATGATCGGAGGGCCGGGGGAGACTCGAGAGACCGCCATGCAAACGATCGGGCTTGCGCGGGAACTGGACATCGACACCTGTCAGTTCACGGGAGTGGCCGCGTATCCCGGAACGGCCTACTACGACTGGGCGAAAGAGAACGGCTATGTCGTGGCGGAGGACTGGACGGACTGGGTGGATGAGGACCTGGAACAACGCGGAGTGGTGGACATCCCGGGGTTGTCGCTGCGCGAGATTGACGAACTCGTGGATGAAGGGCTGCGGAGCTTCTACATGCGGCCGGGGCAGGTTCGGACAATCCTCCGGAATATTCGCTCCGTGTCGGATGTGAAGACAAAGCTCCACGGGTTGCGGAGTTTCCTGACCTACTTTGCCGGGCGTCGCCGGGGCGGTGGGCGATCATGAAGGTTCACTTTGTCGATACGCCGCCTTCGGTGGACTGGACGCCGGAGTCCCACATCACGAAAGGCGGGCGTCGATTCCCGGCGCTGTCGGTCACGGGTGAGATCACCTACTCGTATCTGAATCTCCAGGCCGCCGCCGTTCTCCGTGAGGCAGGGCACGAGGTTTCCTGCCTGGACTGCCAGGCCGAGGGCGTCACGCTTTCGGAGGCCGTGGATCAGATCCGCGCGTCGGGGCCGGATCTCGTGGTGATCTATGTGGAGCAGATCAAGATCGAGGCGGATCGTGCATTCGTCGCTGCGGTAACGAGAGATACCGGGATCCGTGTGGGGTTTGTCGGGCCGTTTGTCACCCCGATGGCGCGTGCGGTGCTGGAGGAGTGTCCCGGAGTGGGTTTCGCACTGAGGGGGGAGTATGACGAGTCGCTGGCGGAAGTGGTGGAGGGACTGGCGCGCGGAGACGACTCGTGGCGGACCGTGGAGGGGATCTCCTGTCGCGAGGAGGACGGGTCCATCGTTGAAGTCGGCGATTACCGGCATGTCGCGGATCTGGACGCGCTTCCGTTCCCCGCATACGACCTGGTGGATCTGGGCCGGTATACGGAGAGCGTCTTCAGGAGCCACCCTGCCGCGACCATGATCACATCGCGGGGGTGCCCGTACCAGTGTGTGTACTGCTGGTTCCCCCAGACGATCTATGGCCACCGCTGGCGGTCGCTCTCCCCGGAGCGAGTGGTTGCGGAGATGGAGCATCTGGTGCGGGAGTTTGGCGTGCGGGAGATTCGTCTGGACGATGACATCTTCGAACTCAACCGGAAGCGCGTGCTGGAGATCTGCCGCCTCCTGAAGGAGAAGGACCTGGGAGTGACCTGGTCTCCCCAGTGCCGCCCGGATCGCGTGGATCCGGAGCTGCTGGCCGAGATGAAGGCCGCCGGCTGTTCGCGGATTCTCTACGGCTGCGAAAGCGCAAGCCAGGAGATCCTGGACAAGATGCTCAAGAATGCTCGCGTGGAGGATATCGAAAAGGCCACGCGCTGGACGAAGGACGCGGGAATCGATGTGCACAACTGCTTCATCATCGGCTTCCCGTGGGACACCGAGGATACCGTTCGATCCACCATCCAGTATGCCTACTCGCTGAATGCGGAGTTCTGCCAGTTCGGTATTGCCACCCCGTTGCCCGGGACGGCGCTTCTGAAGATCGTCGAGGAAGAAGGGACGCTGGTGTCGGACGGTGACTGGTCCCGACACGATGGATTCTCCCGCTCCGCAGTCAGCTTCAAGCAACTCCCGCGTGAGAGGATTGAGGAACTTGCGCGGGAGTCTTACCGCCGGTACTACCTCCGCCCACGCTATGCACTCATGATGGCCCGGCGTGCTCTGCGCTCACGAGACGACTTCCTCCAGACCATACGGCTGGCGCGGGCATTTCTTCGCCGGAAGGCGCTGGGCTGGCTCTAGGGTTCGGGGTGGGGGGGGGGGGGTGTGGGGGGGGGT
Coding sequences within:
- a CDS encoding radical SAM protein codes for the protein MKVFIVNPAYGKGFVKTARWFARSRGRVRRHPDYLCRATAVLEEAGNECVFLDASAKDLPRVEVEEQVRAFQPDAIVVYATTPSIESDLEHARVLRDASGGGRVLLVGSHGSAEPEDTLRRGKGSVDAVVRREFDYTLREYASTGVLEGVDGLSYLDGDTVVHNPDRALIEDLDALPFPAWNHIDIHDYPDAGKLFPFITLIGGRGCPAKCTFCQLPQVMYGHRYRTRSPERVLAEIEYDLELFPDLREVMFEDDTLTLSTHLDRLREICQGLIDRGLHRRISWSANARPDLTDRDTLRLMKESGARMFCVGFEFGNDEMLRRIRKGIGTDKMREFARATAEAGIRVHGCFMIGGPGETRETAMQTIGLARELDIDTCQFTGVAAYPGTAYYDWAKENGYVVAEDWTDWVDEDLEQRGVVDIPGLSLREIDELVDEGLRSFYMRPGQVRTILRNIRSVSDVKTKLHGLRSFLTYFAGRRRGGGRS
- a CDS encoding radical SAM protein, translated to MKVHFVDTPPSVDWTPESHITKGGRRFPALSVTGEITYSYLNLQAAAVLREAGHEVSCLDCQAEGVTLSEAVDQIRASGPDLVVIYVEQIKIEADRAFVAAVTRDTGIRVGFVGPFVTPMARAVLEECPGVGFALRGEYDESLAEVVEGLARGDDSWRTVEGISCREEDGSIVEVGDYRHVADLDALPFPAYDLVDLGRYTESVFRSHPAATMITSRGCPYQCVYCWFPQTIYGHRWRSLSPERVVAEMEHLVREFGVREIRLDDDIFELNRKRVLEICRLLKEKDLGVTWSPQCRPDRVDPELLAEMKAAGCSRILYGCESASQEILDKMLKNARVEDIEKATRWTKDAGIDVHNCFIIGFPWDTEDTVRSTIQYAYSLNAEFCQFGIATPLPGTALLKIVEEEGTLVSDGDWSRHDGFSRSAVSFKQLPRERIEELARESYRRYYLRPRYALMMARRALRSRDDFLQTIRLARAFLRRKALGWL